The Tripterygium wilfordii isolate XIE 37 chromosome 21, ASM1340144v1, whole genome shotgun sequence genome segment CAGCCGGATATGTGATTTGTGTCCGGTGGATACCCATGGCTTCATGATGGATTTTCGACAAAATCAATAACCGTTGACGGCAAGTGGTGGCTGGGCGTTGCTCCTGGGGGTCGGACACTTCTTTTGGCTGCAACGACGGTCATATCGGTGGTCGGATGGCAGAGGTATGTTATTGGCCGTGAGAGAATAAGAGAGAatcgcgtgagagagaggagagggagagatagaggagagatAAAAGTGATTTGTaaggtttgatttttgatttttgaattttgaatttgccTAATCAACATATCCAGTCAGTTATCACATCATTATGGATCTTTTATGTACACAAATCCTATGTATATATACCACTAccgtaattttattttaaaaaaactaatatgGGCCCACAAGAAATGTTGtttttataaatatgtaatCAAATAATTATTAAACTAATATGCTCGTTTTAGTGGACCCGGCtttttgataatatatattcaataaaatatttattttataaaaaaacaaaagtgaaacatatattatttttcaattttttattttataatatttatttcaaaaaatatcatgaaaatatttataataaaataagtaaaatatttataataaatttataggtacaaaataattataataataatatattaattaaatttaataataaaagatattataaaaattataaaaccataaaatatagtattataaaatttaaataatatttttattcaataACATTTCCGCTAGCGTCGGTTTTTAGTTTACCAAACATCTCAAAGCATATTTCACaactttagtttagtttttttctTATAGTTTtttcgctagcattgaaaatcaatccaatcgCTCTAGTCAACGTACCCATAATATTATTCTTACTGCAACGAAAACGTTTCGATCTGTGTGATGCTGGCTGTTGTACTGTCAATTATTTTAGGCTGCTTCTTCATGACCGTTGCGCGACGCCCTGCCCCTACGGCTACCGACAATCTTTGGTGTCCACAAGTCTAATTGTAGCATGTTTTTCACACAACATGATTACAATTAATGACGCTCAAATTGACAAGACCTaatattgaatatatatgttttggccATATCATACATTTGTGTATTGCAGTACAATATGTTGTTAATACGGATCAATTGTGAACCCAATAATTTGAACCCAGTCACATCCTTCGTGACCACATAAACGCCCTACGTGGCCACGTTCTTACTTTGGAGTTTTTTTTGGTACAAGACCTCTGATAGATTTTAAATATTACAATAGCACtcccttgatttttttttttttatcaaaatggtATTTGACGTTGTTTGAAACaaccttattaaaaaaaaaatgttcactAAATATGTTGTTTGAAAGAGCGTCAAtgacttgaaaataaaaatacacaaatGACATTATCTACAATAGCCTCATCacgaataataaaatatttagcCTAATAACGCTGTTCTATATGATGTCAACCATATTAGATTGTTTAAAAGAAATcatgaaattgaagaaagaaaaaaaaaattcaagccgTCGAGCTCGACCATGTAAAATAGGACATGAAATGAAGGCAGCAACTCATATATAAACGTTAACAAGTACGACAGGATAACACGTGATGGTGGGTGGACATCATTATTCAATATATCTCCtacacaaataaaaataaatatttaaggGTAATGGTTTCAATTCCcatgtaattttcttttctctgtGAATCGAAGATCTAGCTTGTAATTGTATAATGCATGTGATACGGGAAATTCCATGTACATGAGTACATGTGATACTGTCATGGTTACATTCCTTGGTAtaagcaaaagaagaaagaaaaacatctaTTATAGTTGCATAAATGTTTCTACCAAATATCACCTCTAGTCATATGGTGACACGTGGTAATATGGGGCCACCATTAGATAATCTCAACGAATCACAAAACTATACGTGGCAAAAAAGATAATTTTTGTGTTTaccatttgttcattttgcagggaTTACGGTCTTATTTGGTCTGAAATTTAGAATTATGTTCCTGGGAAATATGGTGTATGAAGGTGTATGGTTCAAAAGAGCTAAAATGCAGGGATTTTGTGTTAGAACTGTTTTCTTCTATGTAAAAGCTATCATTTAATAAATCGGCGAGATTTTAATTGGATAAGTGCAAAGCAGTTCAAAAGATTGAGGAATTTGATGCACATACGTTCATAGCTTCATTCAATGGTGGCAAGGATTGTGACAGTTTGTATGTTTAATCTTgaggttttatatatataaaactagTTGTGAATGATAATtatcttatctttttattttttttagggaaTTGAGGAACCACCCAACTCTGCATGCTCTTCGGACAAATGAGTGAGTGTAAATCTCATATCATCAGAACAACTTACTCCACTTTAGCGACTTGTAGGACTGGGCCGGAACCTATGCGAGTAGGAGTCCAGAAGTGGGACAAACCCACCAAAAAATATCTAGCTGATTGGTCCGAACTCCCGATCTTGAGCACCGGAGTTTATTTCCTTTCAAGCCTCTGTGGTTGTAGCATCCGCAGCTATATGTTGTCTTAGCTTATAAAACACACAtttccatacattccaacaataTATTCCCAATGAAAACCCCAATATATTCAAGCGATGTAttattttcatcatttcaaTAGAGGTACTTTCATTTTGGGGTGTTTGTCTtctatcttttgtttttctcacTTGACGCTCAATAAATTTTAGGTCTCTTTCAAGGAGGCATGCCCTCGAACCAGCAATTTTATATTCTAAAATTACACGCAACTCTTTTGATAGCAAGTCAGATTGGTGCGCAATCCCATATTTAGGCTCGTTTCGTATAACATTTGAAAAGTATCATATATGCGAACATATACACTGGTTTTAAATATTGTCCAAAATGTTGTGATTGTTTGTTTCAAGTGATAGAATTTACGATGTTTAAAATGTTGTGACAAATTGCATACATGGGCATCATGCAATTCATCATAAAACAGAAACAGTCCATTATCAAATGGTTCAACATTTCAAGAGATTTAGGGACatcttcaataaaaaaattattacataCGAAAAAGTTAAACTAAAAAATTCTGTCATATtttgaaagttaaaaaaaaattgttacatatttttaaaaaataaattgataaatatcaaattttgttaaatattttttaaaaaattaaaatgttacACGTTTAAAAAGTTCTTTGTGAAGGGTGAATCGGATTTAGGTATATTTAAAATATGACAGAAAAATGTGAGGTATTCAATATTCTAGATATTTGAAAGTTAAAATCAATGAAGGTTACCAAAATGACCTTCAAGTAGCATTTCAAAATGCTCCAATAAAATGTTAACTTATGCTACTTCAAATGCAACGTTTGGCTACTAAGTAATATATATGCTACTTGAATGTCTTGCCagggtcatatatatatatatatatgaattctcttatAAATACTTAAAGTAAGCACTTAAAATAAGTATATCTTTTTGATaatgatttaagtgaaatgactagTGGAACTCATTATTTTGGGtaccacatgttttaaatcaatagtgaaaacatatatatttattttaagtcTGGAGAATTCCTAATATATAAAATTCTCTTATATGAATCAAAAGTATGAACACAAAATCCAAATACACATATTTATATGCGGATAAGTATGAGGATTAGGATAAACCATGAGTTGCTTTCAGAAATAGTGAAAAATGTACGGCGGCGAGGGTGATAATGTAAATTTATTGTGCCATTAGCCACAAAAAGCAAACACACCAATTACTAAACAAGGCTTACGAGTTACGACTCCAAGAACTACCGGTCTACGCCTCTCAACCACCACTCGATTTTAACGACCCATCCCCTTAAATGCTCCTACACTACTTACTTAGACCCTCATACATCCTTAAcattctagagagagagagaagagagagagagagttagagGGGATTCTCAGAGAAAAAAATGGGTGACTTGCAAGATACATCCCAACACCCCAGTAAAGATATTACTAAAGGTACGTACTTATATATGCTTCCTTTCCTTCTTTTAATCCAACATTATAGGTTAAAACCACGGAAACAGTTATTACAAGTTCAAATCACGAAAACAGTTTGGTATATTAAGTTTTATGCTTATAGGTTCAAACCATGAAAgtgtattaatttttttatgcataAACAGTATGTAGAGTACGTAATAGGGCCAACAACTCCTCAGTCGAGGTGGTTAAAATATATACTCGAATTGAGTGATACCCAAATTCAAGTTTCCACTCTTGCTTGcctaccaaaaaaagaataCGTACGTAATAGGATTGGGTTTCTTTATTGatggatttgttttcttttagatGCAACAGGAAAGGAATCCAAGCTGGAGTTCACTGAAGATGAAGAAAGTCTCATTGGCAGAATGTTTAGATTGGTTGGACAGAGGTAGCtaggtttttcttctttttatttcttaattttgtgTAACTAATCAATGTGAAT includes the following:
- the LOC119989908 gene encoding MYB-like transcription factor ETC3; the encoded protein is MGDLQDTSQHPSKDITKDATGKESKLEFTEDEESLIGRMFRLVGQRWGLIAGRIPGRSAEEIEKYWTSKSSSSSSSKHNSF